TGGGCAGCGCCGAAGAAGCTGTTGCCGGCTGCTGCGCCCGAGCGCTCAGCGCCCCGGAGTTGGCAGCGGCGCGTGTGGAGGTCTCAAACGGGGTGCATCCAGATGTCGCCGAGGCGCTCTTTGAGCGACTGGTCGAGGTGGTGGATTTGCCGGCCGCCCGATTGATGGCGCCGGGAGCGTTTAGCGAGGACTTGAGCTGGGAGGCCGCCGATCTTTTCCACTGGACCACCCGGCTGGGCTGCGACCTGGTGCAGACCCATCGCCGCCCGGATGCGATTGCAACCATGCTCTCGACCAGCGTGCAGACACAATGCGGGCTGGAGATTGAGAGCCCCCTCTACTCCTATGCGGCTGTCGCCATGATCGAGCGCACCTGTCAGGGCGCGGCGCGCAGCGCTGAAGGAGGCCGCGTCGATGTGGTGCCCTGGTGCGAGGCTGCCCGGGAGTCCGTGCGTCAGTCGGTGATCGACAACGCGATGTTCGCGGTCAATAAGGCGCGTACCGCCTACCTGACCCGTGGGCTGGAGGGCGCGATTGTGCAGGGGAATGCTCAGGAGAAGGCGCGGTCGCGCCGACAGGGCCCGCTGACGGTCGACGAACTTTATGAGCCCTCCCCCGACGTCGGTGCGATGGTGGTGGGCCAGCGCGTAGGTAAGCCCGACTGGGCCTTGATGAGCCCCGAAGAAGAGCGCCAGTACCACGAACTGGAGAAGGCCGCCCCCCGGAGTCGGCGCGCGCTCTCCCGCGACCTGGAAGGGATGCGGGAACTTGGCGGTGGCTCCTCGAAGGGGAGTCGTCAGGCGCTGCGCAGCCTGGAGCGTCTGCAGCAGGAGCGACCGCGCTAGAGATGTGGTCTGGTGTCTGGTCGGGTGTGTCAGTGTGGCACAGTGTAGGACAGGCGAAGCTTTACAATCCCTTAAATGATTCACCCTTTCGGGTTGGCCCCGTCTTTGCAATGCTCCCTGGAGCAGGAGGCAGCCCGCCGGGGTGCCCCGGTGATGATGGTCGGCAATGTGTCTCGATTGAGGTGGAGATGAGTGTCCAAGAGCAACCCCGAGCAGAGGCGACGCGCCCCGGTGGGGTAGAGCGGGCGGTGCGCTTTGCCGGGCATCTGACCGCCGCGCTGCTGATCGCCGTACTGGGCTCGGTGGTGGTGCTGGGGCCAGGGCACCTGCGGGCGCTGCTGGAACTGGAGCTCGCCGGGCGCGGGGCGGAGGTCGCGCCACACGTCCTGCTGCATCTGGGGCTCTCGGCGGTGGTCTGGGCCCTGGTGGTGGTGATTGCCCGGGCGCTGCGAGGGGCGTTGGCGAGCGGTCGCCGGCCGCGTCTGGTGCGCGCTCGGGGAGCGGTGGTCACGGAGACCTTGATTGTGATGCCGGTTTTGTTGCTGCTGGTTTTTGGGCTGGCGCAGCTGGCCGTGGTGAACATCGCGGGGATGCTGGCGAACTACGCGGCGATTCAGGCCGGTCGCGCCGTCTGGGTATGGCAGCCAGAGACCCAGCCCCTTAACGATCAGAGCGCTCGCCGCGGAGTGAGTGAGGCTATGGTCATCGAGCACGCGCGCGCTCAGGCCGCCGCGGCCCTGGCTCCGGTGGCGCCAGGCGACCATCAGCTCTCCGGCGACCTCGGCTCAGGAGCGCTGACCCGGATGCGCGGGATGATGATGGCCAGTCAGGTCGACAACCCACCCAATGATTCCGGCCGGATGGTGGAGAACGTGAGCATGGACTCGGCCACCAACGAAGATGCCGCCTTCTGGCGAGCGCTGGATGGATCGAGTTTTCCGGAACGCACCGCGCGCAAAATCAGCTTTGCCTACCTGGCCACCGACGTGGAGATCGTCTCCCGGGGGGAGGAGGTCGGGGCGCGGCTGACCTATCGGCACTACGTGGCGTTCCCCCTGGTCGGCTCGATCTTTGGTGATTCCACTACGGTGGGCGGTCGTCAGGGGTACTACTCCGAGATTTCCCGCGAATTCATTCTCCCCGCTCAGGTGCAGCCCAATGCTGAAACGCCCGAACTCTAAAGAAGC
This window of the Lujinxingia litoralis genome carries:
- a CDS encoding TadE/TadG family type IV pilus assembly protein, whose product is MSVQEQPRAEATRPGGVERAVRFAGHLTAALLIAVLGSVVVLGPGHLRALLELELAGRGAEVAPHVLLHLGLSAVVWALVVVIARALRGALASGRRPRLVRARGAVVTETLIVMPVLLLLVFGLAQLAVVNIAGMLANYAAIQAGRAVWVWQPETQPLNDQSARRGVSEAMVIEHARAQAAAALAPVAPGDHQLSGDLGSGALTRMRGMMMASQVDNPPNDSGRMVENVSMDSATNEDAAFWRALDGSSFPERTARKISFAYLATDVEIVSRGEEVGARLTYRHYVAFPLVGSIFGDSTTVGGRQGYYSEISREFILPAQVQPNAETPEL